The Oligoflexia bacterium genomic sequence ATCCGTCACAGCTATTGATTTTAATGTGCGTGAATAAAAATAAAAAACCGTGAAATCACAACTAAACACATGCCAAGTGAAATTTTCTTAAATCTTTGAAGACAGGAGGAGGAGGAGGCAGGAGGAAGGCGAGTGCAATCGAGCGAGCACTTGTGATTAGTGGTTGTGTTCGTAATGGCGGAGAGGTCTAAATAGGGACAACTCCACCAAAACCATCAAGATTGTTCGTGTTGAGGAGGTTAGTAAACATGAGTACTAAGAAAATAAAATACGGTGTCCGTGATGTTGAAGTGGAATACGGCCCCCTGACTTTTGCGAAAGTATTGGAGTCTCATCGTCTTAGCGAGGACATGTCTCAAAGAGAATTTTCAGAGTTGTTGGGTATTTCGCAACAGAGTCTTTGTGATCTAGAAAAAGGGAGAAAAATTCCAACCCCTGAAAGGGCCGCCAGAATTGCAAAGAAACTTGAAGAGCCTGCTGATTATTGGATAAAATTATCTCTTCAAGATATGTTGCGCGCTCAGAATTTTGATTATGAAGTGAACTTGTCTGGGCCCTCAAAAAGAAAAAAAGTCTCTGGAGAATGAACTTTGTTATTTCTTATTCCAAGTACGCCTATTTGTCAGATGACTTTCAAGAAATCTTAGACTAAATAATTGAGACATGAAGTCCGCTGAAAGTAAAAAACTCAAAGAAATTGTTGTATTACTTAAAAAGGAGTTCGACCCTTCGCGCCTTTTTCTCTTTGGATCCCGCGCCAACGGTTCAAATAGGGCAGATTCTGACTATGATTTTGTTTTAGTGATTCCAGG encodes the following:
- a CDS encoding helix-turn-helix transcriptional regulator, producing MSTKKIKYGVRDVEVEYGPLTFAKVLESHRLSEDMSQREFSELLGISQQSLCDLEKGRKIPTPERAARIAKKLEEPADYWIKLSLQDMLRAQNFDYEVNLSGPSKRKKVSGE